Proteins from a genomic interval of Methanofollis formosanus:
- a CDS encoding YqhA family protein, whose translation MGGQEDDNPVGEERSTNNRQGSASSEWCVRVIASSSKALFTLAVVGSALTAVTLFISGFFLSLITIVEMFVAWSAGADVLVEILSTSIKVIDTFLVATVFYVISLGLYELFIARAPLPGWVEIRTLDDLKTKLLGVVVIALAVLFLGEAVTWRDEASILHFGLGIGALIVAISVYLWVKR comes from the coding sequence ATGGGTGGACAGGAGGATGATAACCCGGTCGGAGAAGAGCGCTCGACAAACAACCGGCAGGGAAGCGCCTCATCGGAGTGGTGCGTCCGGGTCATCGCCTCGTCCAGCAAAGCGCTCTTCACGCTGGCGGTGGTCGGTTCGGCGCTGACCGCCGTCACCCTCTTTATCTCCGGCTTTTTTCTCTCTCTCATCACGATCGTCGAGATGTTCGTCGCATGGAGCGCCGGTGCCGACGTGCTGGTCGAGATCCTCTCCACCTCCATCAAGGTCATCGACACCTTCCTGGTGGCCACGGTCTTCTACGTCATCTCCCTCGGGCTGTACGAACTCTTCATCGCGAGAGCGCCCCTCCCCGGGTGGGTGGAGATCCGCACCCTCGATGACCTCAAGACCAAACTCCTGGGGGTCGTCGTCATCGCCCTGGCCGTCCTCTTCCTCGGCGAGGCCGTGACCTGGCGGGACGAGGCCTCGATCCTCCACTTCGGCCTGGGCATCGGCGCCCTGATCGTCGCGATATCGGTCTATCTGTGGGTGAAACGCTA